The following proteins are co-located in the Pseudomonas sp. ATCC 13867 genome:
- a CDS encoding YgiQ family radical SAM protein, with amino-acid sequence MQAAKPLFDYPKFWAECFGPAPFLPMSREEMDQLGWDSCDIIIVTGDAYVDHPSFGMAIIGRLLEAQGFRVGIISQPAWQSKDDFMKLGKPNLFFGIAAGNMDSMINRYTADRKIRSDDAYTPGGEAGKRPDRASMVYSQRCREAYKGVPIILGGIEASLRRIAHYDYWQDKVRHSILMDAKADILLFGNAERAVVEVAQRLSAGESIDSITDVRGTAFVRRDTPEGWFELDSTRIDRPGKIDKIINPYVNTQDTAACAIEQEKGEQDDPNQAKVVELLPHPRLERERTVIRLPSFEKVKSDPVLYAHANRVLHLETNPGNARAMVQRHGETDVWFNPPPIPLTTEEMDYVFGLQYARVPHPTYGGAKIPAYEMIRFSVNIMRGCFGGCTFCSITEHEGRIIQSRSEDSIIREIEEIRDKVPGFTGVISDLGGPTANMYRIACKDPEIEKHCRKPSCVWPGICDNLNTDHSSLIQLYRRARDLQGVKKILIASGLRYDLAVQSPEYVKELVTHHVGGYLKIAPEHTEEGPLSKMMKPGIGTYDVFKRMFEKFSKEAGKEQYLIPYFIAAHPGTSDEDMMNLALWLKRNGFRADQVQAFYPSPMATATAMYHSGKNPLRKVTYKSDGVEIVKGERRRRLHKAFLRYHDPNNWPMLREALKEMGRADLIGNGKHQLIPTHQPTADGGYQSARRKNSTPVGSKKTGKPLLTQHTGLPPRASDGSKPWNKAAEDKASGYAKGKKRSTKRQPNIPR; translated from the coding sequence ATGCAAGCCGCCAAACCGCTGTTCGACTATCCCAAGTTCTGGGCCGAGTGTTTCGGCCCGGCGCCGTTCCTGCCCATGAGCCGGGAAGAGATGGATCAGCTGGGCTGGGATTCCTGCGACATCATCATCGTCACCGGGGATGCCTACGTTGACCATCCGTCGTTCGGCATGGCCATCATCGGCCGCCTGCTGGAGGCCCAGGGCTTCCGCGTCGGCATCATTTCCCAGCCCGCCTGGCAGTCGAAAGACGACTTCATGAAGCTGGGCAAGCCGAACCTGTTCTTCGGCATCGCCGCCGGCAACATGGACTCGATGATCAACCGCTACACCGCCGACCGGAAGATCCGCTCCGACGACGCCTACACACCCGGCGGCGAAGCCGGCAAGCGCCCGGACCGCGCCAGCATGGTCTACAGCCAGCGCTGCCGAGAGGCGTACAAGGGCGTGCCGATCATTCTCGGCGGCATCGAGGCCTCGCTGCGCCGCATCGCGCACTACGACTACTGGCAGGACAAGGTCCGCCACTCGATCCTGATGGACGCCAAGGCCGACATCCTGCTGTTCGGCAACGCCGAGCGCGCCGTGGTGGAAGTGGCCCAGCGCCTGTCCGCCGGCGAATCCATCGACTCGATCACCGACGTGCGCGGCACCGCCTTCGTCCGTCGCGACACTCCCGAGGGCTGGTTCGAGCTGGACTCCACCCGCATCGACCGTCCGGGCAAGATCGACAAGATCATCAACCCGTACGTGAATACCCAGGACACCGCCGCCTGCGCCATCGAGCAGGAGAAGGGCGAGCAGGACGACCCGAACCAGGCCAAGGTCGTCGAGCTGCTACCGCACCCGCGCCTGGAGCGCGAGCGCACGGTGATCCGCCTGCCGTCCTTCGAGAAGGTCAAGAGCGACCCGGTGCTCTATGCCCACGCCAACCGCGTGCTGCACCTGGAAACCAACCCCGGCAACGCCCGCGCGATGGTCCAGCGCCACGGCGAAACCGACGTGTGGTTCAACCCGCCGCCCATCCCGCTGACCACCGAGGAGATGGATTACGTCTTCGGCCTGCAGTACGCCCGCGTGCCGCACCCGACCTACGGCGGCGCGAAGATCCCGGCGTACGAGATGATCCGCTTCTCGGTGAACATCATGCGTGGCTGCTTCGGCGGCTGCACCTTCTGCTCGATCACCGAGCACGAAGGCCGCATCATCCAGAGCCGCTCGGAAGACTCGATCATCCGCGAGATCGAGGAAATCCGTGACAAGGTCCCCGGCTTCACTGGCGTCATCTCCGACCTCGGCGGGCCGACCGCGAACATGTACCGCATCGCCTGCAAGGACCCGGAGATCGAGAAGCACTGCCGCAAGCCGTCCTGCGTCTGGCCGGGCATCTGCGACAACCTCAATACCGACCATTCCTCGCTGATCCAGCTGTACCGCCGCGCCCGCGACCTGCAGGGGGTGAAGAAGATCCTCATCGCCTCGGGCCTGCGCTACGACCTGGCGGTCCAGTCCCCGGAATACGTCAAGGAGCTGGTGACGCACCACGTCGGCGGTTACTTGAAGATCGCCCCGGAACACACCGAGGAAGGCCCGCTGTCGAAGATGATGAAGCCGGGCATCGGCACCTATGACGTGTTCAAGCGGATGTTCGAGAAGTTCTCCAAGGAAGCGGGCAAGGAACAGTACCTGATCCCGTACTTCATCGCCGCGCACCCGGGCACCAGCGACGAGGACATGATGAACCTCGCCCTGTGGCTCAAGCGTAACGGCTTCCGCGCCGACCAGGTGCAGGCCTTCTACCCCTCGCCTATGGCCACCGCCACGGCCATGTACCACTCGGGCAAGAACCCGCTGCGCAAGGTCACCTACAAGAGCGATGGCGTGGAGATCGTCAAGGGCGAACGCCGTCGCCGGCTGCACAAGGCCTTCCTGCGCTACCACGATCCGAACAACTGGCCGATGCTGCGCGAAGCCCTGAAGGAAATGGGTCGCGCCGACCTGATCGGCAACGGCAAGCACCAGCTCATCCCGACGCACCAGCCGACCGCTGATGGCGGCTACCAGAGCGCGCGCCGCAAGAACTCCACCCCGGTGGGCAGCAAGAAGACCGGCAAGCCGCTGCTGACCCAGCATACCGGCCTGCCGCCGCGCGCCAGCGATGGCTCCAAGCCGTGGAACAAGGCTGCGGAGGACAAGGCCAGCGGCTACGCCAAGGGCAAGAAACGCAGCACCAAGCGCCAGCCGAACATTCCGCGCTGA
- a CDS encoding GGDEF domain-containing protein, with amino-acid sequence MRHLFVLLLALLSGPVAAVELDSGASGTWLNGRLELLEDRSGGMPFDEVQRSRDFIPANGRTSVGQSPSAWWLRLDLERRQVPPGGWWLEVDAVNLKDLRLYLPDEQGRYDERLSGEAVPFSAGRDRGYRRPVFHLPDGTGPLQLYLRTYDPAGNSFPLRIWTLDDLQDHRADTNLFLGVIYGLIAALLLYNLFILLTLRDRAYLWYVLTTAAALLFSLGMSGHGFKYLWPEHAVPWWLDRITLPSLWGLCVHRFTITLLQTRKYVPWAHRLLNLNCALYLLTVALGALQLRGIASWMLVAITFIGVPAAMGAALTRWRQGCFPAFLYLLGFGLVLGSVSISVMRALAVVQPTPITTYIFPIVVAMESILFSFALTSRIRSLKRERAQAVEQADREKNARLTLMQSAQHDLAKAVAERTAELTQSNQLLREREAQLQHAAHYDPLTGLPNRRFLVEHAEHALERAQQNGETLALMLIDLDHFKPINDSHGHDAGDFMLQNVGHRLRQCVRASDCVARLGGDEFAALIAGPDAEGHAREIARRLLNELSRPVQFDALELRVTPSIGVAIYPSHAMQFSKLYKAADQALYDVKGNGRASFAIANEGGNDASDLWQDGNKATEGRA; translated from the coding sequence GTGCGTCATCTTTTCGTGCTACTGCTCGCGCTGCTGAGCGGCCCGGTCGCCGCAGTCGAGCTGGATTCAGGCGCCAGCGGCACCTGGCTCAATGGTCGCCTGGAACTCCTCGAGGACCGTAGCGGCGGGATGCCGTTCGACGAAGTTCAGCGTAGTCGTGATTTCATTCCGGCCAACGGTCGCACCAGCGTCGGCCAGAGCCCCAGCGCCTGGTGGCTGCGCCTGGATCTCGAGCGCCGGCAGGTACCGCCCGGCGGCTGGTGGCTGGAGGTGGACGCGGTCAACCTCAAGGACCTGCGCCTGTACCTGCCCGATGAGCAGGGCCGCTACGACGAGCGGCTCTCAGGCGAAGCGGTGCCCTTCTCCGCCGGCCGCGACCGTGGTTACCGGCGTCCGGTTTTCCACCTGCCCGACGGCACCGGGCCGCTGCAACTCTACCTGCGTACCTATGACCCCGCCGGCAACTCCTTCCCCCTGCGCATCTGGACACTGGACGACCTGCAGGACCATCGCGCCGACACCAACCTCTTCCTCGGCGTGATCTACGGCCTGATCGCCGCCCTGCTGCTGTACAACCTGTTCATCCTGCTGACCCTGCGCGACCGCGCCTACCTCTGGTACGTGCTGACCACCGCCGCGGCGCTGCTGTTCAGCCTCGGCATGAGCGGCCACGGCTTCAAGTACCTCTGGCCGGAACACGCGGTACCCTGGTGGTTGGACCGCATCACCCTGCCCTCGCTGTGGGGGCTGTGCGTGCACCGTTTCACCATCACCCTGCTGCAGACCCGCAAGTACGTGCCGTGGGCACACCGCCTGCTGAACCTGAACTGTGCGCTGTACCTGCTCACCGTTGCCCTCGGCGCTCTGCAACTGCGCGGCATTGCCAGTTGGATGCTGGTGGCGATCACCTTCATCGGCGTGCCGGCGGCGATGGGAGCGGCGCTGACGCGCTGGCGTCAGGGCTGCTTCCCCGCCTTCCTCTACCTGCTCGGCTTCGGCCTGGTACTGGGCAGCGTCAGCATCTCGGTGATGCGCGCCCTGGCGGTCGTGCAACCCACGCCGATCACCACCTACATCTTCCCGATCGTCGTCGCTATGGAATCGATACTCTTCTCCTTCGCCCTCACCTCGCGCATCCGCAGCCTCAAGCGGGAGCGCGCGCAGGCCGTGGAGCAGGCCGACCGGGAAAAGAACGCACGCCTGACGCTGATGCAGAGCGCGCAGCACGACCTGGCCAAGGCGGTGGCCGAACGCACCGCCGAGCTGACCCAGAGCAACCAGCTGCTGCGCGAGCGCGAAGCCCAGTTGCAGCACGCAGCACACTACGATCCGCTGACCGGCCTGCCCAACCGCCGCTTCCTGGTCGAACACGCCGAGCATGCACTGGAACGCGCCCAGCAGAACGGCGAAACCCTGGCCCTGATGCTGATCGACCTCGACCACTTCAAACCGATCAACGACAGCCACGGACACGACGCCGGCGACTTCATGCTGCAGAACGTCGGCCACCGCCTGCGCCAATGCGTGCGCGCCAGCGACTGCGTAGCGCGACTGGGTGGCGACGAGTTCGCCGCGCTGATCGCCGGCCCGGACGCCGAAGGCCATGCCCGCGAGATCGCCAGACGCCTGCTCAACGAGCTGTCGCGCCCGGTGCAGTTCGACGCCCTCGAACTGCGCGTCACGCCCAGCATCGGCGTCGCCATCTACCCCAGCCATGCGATGCAGTTCAGCAAGCTCTACAAGGCCGCCGATCAGGCGCTGTACGACGTGAAGGGCAACGGCCGGGCCAGCTTCGCCATCGCCAACGAGGGCGGCAACGACGCCAGCGACCTCTGGCAAGACGGCAACAAGGCCACGGAAGGCCGCGCCTGA
- the alr gene encoding alanine racemase: MRPLVATVDLSAIRHNYAVAKRCAPGRQAFAVVKANAYGHGAREVVSSLHDEADGFAVACLEEAAEVRALHADARILLLEGCFEPGEYLIAAQLRLDVAVQGPEQAQALLATQLPSTLNVWMKLDSGMHRLGFSPQALRDWHPRLRQAAQVAELNLMSHFANADLRGDELTEDQVACFLSVLDLDFDQRSLANSAAVLTIPAAHMDWTRPGIMLYGATPFADIGAAELGLRPAMSLEAQLIAVREVPVGECVGYGATWVAQRPSRIGTVSCGYADGYPRHAPSGTPVLVGGRRVPLAGRVSMDMLAVDLTDLPHAVVGEPVELWGASLPVDEVASHAGTIGYELLTKVTARVPRRYRS; encoded by the coding sequence ATGCGTCCGCTCGTCGCCACCGTCGATCTTTCCGCCATCCGCCACAACTATGCCGTGGCCAAGCGCTGCGCGCCGGGCCGCCAGGCGTTCGCGGTGGTCAAGGCGAATGCCTATGGGCATGGCGCGCGAGAGGTGGTCAGCAGCCTGCACGATGAGGCCGACGGCTTTGCCGTGGCCTGCCTGGAGGAGGCGGCGGAAGTGCGCGCGCTGCATGCCGATGCACGCATCCTGCTGCTGGAAGGTTGCTTCGAGCCGGGCGAGTACCTGATCGCCGCGCAACTGCGCCTGGACGTGGCCGTGCAGGGGCCGGAGCAGGCCCAGGCGCTGCTCGCCACGCAACTGCCGAGCACGCTGAACGTATGGATGAAGCTGGATTCGGGCATGCATCGTCTGGGTTTCTCGCCCCAGGCGCTGCGCGACTGGCACCCGCGCCTGCGGCAAGCGGCGCAGGTGGCCGAGCTGAACCTGATGAGCCACTTCGCCAATGCCGACCTGCGCGGCGATGAGCTGACCGAAGACCAGGTAGCCTGTTTCCTCAGCGTGCTCGACCTGGATTTCGACCAGCGCTCACTGGCCAACTCCGCTGCCGTGCTGACCATTCCCGCCGCCCACATGGACTGGACTCGCCCCGGCATCATGCTCTATGGCGCTACGCCCTTCGCCGATATCGGCGCGGCCGAGCTGGGCCTGCGCCCGGCGATGAGCCTGGAGGCGCAGTTGATCGCGGTGCGCGAGGTACCGGTCGGGGAGTGTGTCGGCTATGGCGCGACCTGGGTGGCGCAGCGTCCGTCGCGCATCGGCACGGTCAGTTGCGGCTACGCCGATGGTTATCCGCGCCATGCGCCGAGCGGCACGCCGGTGCTGGTGGGCGGACGGCGGGTGCCGTTGGCGGGCCGGGTATCGATGGACATGCTGGCCGTCGATCTCACTGATCTGCCCCATGCGGTCGTCGGCGAGCCGGTGGAACTGTGGGGTGCGAGTCTCCCGGTGGACGAGGTGGCAAGCCACGCCGGGACCATCGGTTACGAGCTGCTGACCAAGGTTACTGCCCGCGTGCCGCGCCGCTATCGCAGCTGA
- the dnaB gene encoding replicative DNA helicase: MNDITVPEQYDLQTASLKVPPHSIEAEQAVLGGLMLDNNAWERVSDAVSDGDFYRHDHRLIYRAVYKLAESNQPIDVVTLSEMLEREGQLSQVGGLAYLAELAKNTPSVANIKAYANIIRERATLRQLIGISSDIADSAFNPEGRSANEVLDEAERKIFEIAEARPKTGGPVGISDILVKTIDRIDHLFNTTDALTGISTGFTDLDEKTSGLQQADLVIVAGRPSMGKTTFAMNLVENALMRSDKAILVYSLEMPSDSIVMRMLASLGRIDQTKVRSGKLDDEDWPRLTSAVNLLNDRKLFIDDTAGISPSEMRARTRRLAREHGEIGLIMVDYLQLMQIPGSAGDNRTNEISEISRSLKALAKEFNCPVVALSQLNRSLEQRPNKRPVNSDLRESGAIEQDADVIMFVYRDEVYHPETEFKGVAEIIIGKQRNGPIGTVRVAFLGRYSRFENLAPGMYNFEDE; the protein is encoded by the coding sequence ATGAACGACATCACCGTCCCCGAGCAATACGACCTGCAGACCGCTTCCCTCAAGGTGCCGCCGCACTCGATCGAAGCCGAACAGGCGGTGCTGGGTGGCCTGATGCTCGACAACAATGCGTGGGAGCGGGTGTCGGACGCGGTGTCCGATGGCGACTTCTACCGTCATGACCATCGGCTGATCTACCGCGCGGTTTACAAGCTCGCCGAAAGCAACCAGCCGATCGACGTGGTGACCCTCTCCGAGATGCTCGAACGCGAGGGCCAACTGTCCCAGGTGGGCGGTCTTGCCTACCTTGCCGAGCTGGCGAAGAACACGCCCTCGGTAGCCAACATCAAGGCCTACGCGAACATCATTCGCGAGCGCGCCACGCTGCGGCAGCTGATCGGCATCAGCAGCGATATCGCCGACAGCGCCTTCAATCCGGAAGGGCGCAGCGCCAACGAAGTGCTCGACGAAGCCGAGCGCAAGATCTTCGAGATCGCCGAAGCGCGCCCGAAGACCGGCGGTCCGGTGGGGATCAGCGATATCCTGGTGAAGACCATCGACCGCATCGACCATCTGTTCAACACCACCGATGCGCTGACCGGGATTTCCACCGGCTTCACCGATCTCGATGAAAAGACCAGCGGCCTGCAGCAGGCTGACCTGGTCATCGTTGCCGGCCGTCCGTCGATGGGCAAGACCACCTTCGCCATGAACCTGGTGGAGAACGCCCTGATGCGCAGCGACAAGGCGATCCTGGTGTACTCCCTGGAAATGCCCTCCGACTCCATCGTCATGCGTATGCTTGCCTCGCTCGGCCGCATCGACCAGACCAAGGTGCGTTCGGGCAAGCTGGACGACGAGGATTGGCCGCGCCTGACCTCGGCGGTGAACCTGCTCAATGACCGCAAGCTGTTCATCGACGACACCGCCGGCATCTCGCCCTCGGAAATGCGTGCGCGTACCCGCCGCCTGGCCCGTGAGCACGGCGAGATCGGCCTGATCATGGTCGACTACCTGCAGCTGATGCAGATTCCCGGTTCCGCCGGCGACAACCGGACCAACGAGATTTCCGAGATCTCCCGCTCGCTCAAGGCGCTAGCGAAGGAGTTCAACTGTCCGGTGGTGGCGCTCTCCCAGCTCAACCGCTCGCTGGAACAGCGTCCCAACAAGCGCCCGGTGAACTCCGACCTGCGTGAATCCGGAGCAATCGAGCAGGACGCCGACGTGATCATGTTCGTCTATCGCGACGAGGTGTATCACCCGGAAACCGAGTTCAAGGGTGTCGCCGAAATCATCATCGGCAAGCAGCGTAACGGTCCCATCGGCACGGTGCGCGTGGCCTTCCTCGGCCGCTACAGCCGCTTCGAGAACCTCGCCCCCGGCATGTACAACTTCGAAGACGAGTGA
- the rplI gene encoding 50S ribosomal protein L9 yields the protein MEVILLEKIAKLGNLGDKLNVKGGYARNYLLPQGKATAATAANVAAFEERRAELEKAAAEKKAAAEARAAQLAELIVTIGAHAGDEGKLFGSIGTRDIADAVSAAGYPLEKSEVRLPDGALRAVGEYNIEVQLHMDVDATLHVVVVAE from the coding sequence ATGGAAGTCATCCTGCTGGAAAAGATCGCCAAACTGGGCAACCTGGGCGACAAGCTGAACGTAAAGGGCGGTTACGCCCGTAACTACCTGCTGCCGCAGGGCAAAGCCACCGCTGCCACCGCTGCCAACGTCGCTGCTTTCGAAGAGCGCCGCGCAGAGCTGGAAAAAGCCGCTGCCGAGAAGAAAGCCGCTGCTGAAGCCCGTGCTGCCCAACTGGCCGAACTGATCGTGACCATCGGCGCCCACGCTGGCGACGAAGGCAAGCTGTTCGGTTCGATCGGCACCCGCGACATCGCCGACGCCGTTTCGGCTGCCGGCTACCCGCTGGAAAAGAGCGAAGTTCGCCTGCCCGACGGCGCCCTGCGCGCTGTAGGCGAATACAACATCGAAGTGCAACTGCACATGGATGTTGATGCAACCCTGCACGTGGTTGTAGTCGCCGAGTAA
- the rpsR gene encoding 30S ribosomal protein S18 has protein sequence MARFFRRRKFCRFTAEGVKEIDYKDLNTLKAYVSETGKIVPSRITGTKAKYQRQLATAIKRARYLALLPYTDSHGR, from the coding sequence ATGGCACGTTTCTTCCGTCGTCGTAAGTTCTGCCGTTTCACCGCTGAAGGCGTGAAAGAGATCGATTACAAGGATCTCAACACCCTGAAGGCCTATGTTTCCGAAACCGGCAAGATCGTTCCGAGCCGCATCACCGGCACCAAGGCCAAGTACCAGCGTCAGCTGGCCACCGCTATCAAGCGCGCCCGCTACCTGGCCCTGCTTCCCTACACCGACAGCCACGGCCGTTGA
- the rpsF gene encoding 30S ribosomal protein S6, whose translation MRHYEIVFLVHPDQSEQVGGMVERYTKAIEEDGGKVHRLEDWGRRQLAYAINNVHKAHYVLMNVECTAKALAEMEDNFRYNDAVIRNMVIRRDEAVTGQSEMLKAEESRNERRERRERPESNEGESADGEDSRDSADE comes from the coding sequence ATGCGTCATTACGAAATCGTGTTCCTGGTTCACCCGGACCAGAGCGAACAAGTCGGTGGCATGGTCGAGCGTTACACCAAGGCCATCGAAGAAGACGGCGGCAAAGTCCACCGTCTGGAAGACTGGGGCCGTCGTCAGCTGGCTTACGCCATCAACAACGTGCACAAGGCCCACTACGTTCTGATGAACGTCGAGTGCACTGCCAAGGCCCTGGCAGAAATGGAAGACAACTTCCGTTACAACGACGCCGTGATCCGTAACATGGTCATCCGTCGCGACGAAGCCGTTACCGGCCAGTCCGAAATGCTGAAGGCCGAAGAGAGCCGCAACGAGCGCCGCGAGCGCCGTGAGCGTCCCGAATCGAACGAGGGCGAGTCCGCTGACGGCGAAGATAGCCGCGACAGCGCTGACGAGTAA
- the rlmB gene encoding 23S rRNA (guanosine(2251)-2'-O)-methyltransferase RlmB yields the protein MSQWEKVYGVHAVEALLRHHPKRVKQLWLAEGRHDPRVQALVELAGQVRVPVGTRDRKELDEWAEGVHQGVVAEVSPSQVWGENMLEELLERTPGPALLLALDGVTDPHNLGACLRTADAAGALAVIVPKDKSATLNATVRKVACGAAEVIPLVAVTNLARTLEKLQQRGLWIVGTAGEATQMLYELDLTGPTVLVMGAEGKGMRRLTREHCDYLAKLPMQGSVSSLNVSVATGVCLFEIVRQRQPKAGA from the coding sequence ATGAGTCAGTGGGAAAAGGTCTACGGGGTCCATGCCGTAGAGGCGTTGCTGCGCCATCATCCGAAACGGGTCAAGCAGCTGTGGTTGGCCGAGGGCCGGCATGATCCGCGCGTCCAGGCGCTGGTCGAGCTGGCCGGCCAGGTGCGCGTGCCGGTGGGCACGCGCGACCGCAAGGAGTTGGACGAGTGGGCCGAGGGCGTGCACCAGGGCGTGGTCGCCGAGGTCAGCCCGAGCCAGGTGTGGGGCGAGAACATGCTCGAGGAACTGCTGGAGCGCACGCCCGGTCCGGCGCTGCTGCTGGCCCTGGACGGAGTGACCGATCCGCACAATCTCGGTGCCTGCCTGCGCACCGCCGATGCGGCGGGCGCGCTGGCGGTCATCGTGCCGAAGGACAAGTCCGCCACCCTCAATGCCACCGTGCGCAAGGTTGCCTGCGGTGCCGCCGAAGTCATCCCGCTGGTGGCGGTGACCAACCTCGCGCGCACCCTGGAGAAACTCCAGCAGCGTGGTCTGTGGATCGTCGGCACCGCTGGCGAGGCGACCCAGATGCTCTACGAACTCGACCTCACCGGGCCGACTGTGCTGGTGATGGGCGCCGAGGGCAAGGGTATGCGCCGCCTGACCCGCGAGCATTGCGATTACCTGGCCAAGCTGCCGATGCAGGGCAGCGTCAGCAGCCTGAACGTCTCGGTGGCCACCGGCGTCTGCCTGTTCGAGATTGTCCGGCAGCGCCAGCCCAAGGCCGGCGCCTGA